In one Gossypium hirsutum isolate 1008001.06 chromosome D09, Gossypium_hirsutum_v2.1, whole genome shotgun sequence genomic region, the following are encoded:
- the LOC107892288 gene encoding carbonic anhydrase, chloroplastic: MSTASINGWCLTSSSSTTTTSSFSARRRPTLRPSVVASLNSSPSPPTLIQDRPVFAAPIPLLTPREEMGNKSYDEAIEALKKLLSEKGELKAEAAARVDQITAELNTASADGKPSDSSVERLKEGFVYFKKEKYEKNPALYGELAKGQSPKYMIVACSDSRVCPSHVLDMQPGEAFVVRNVANMVPPYDQIKYAGIGSAIEYAVLHLKVQEIVVIGHSACGGIKGLMSFPFDGNNSTDFIEDWVKIGIPAKTKVLAEHGGEPLGVQCTHCEKEAVNVSLGNLLSYPFVRDGLVKKTLGIKGGYYDFVKGSFELWSLQFQLSSSLSVKDVATILHWKLY; this comes from the exons ATGTCGACGGCTTCTATCAACGGTTGGTGCCTTACCTCCTCTTCTTCCACCACTACCACCTCCTCTTTTTCCGCTCGTCGACGACCTACATTGCGGCCTTCAGTCGTCGCTAGCCTTAACTCTTCTCCTTCTCCTCCGACTCTTATCCAAGACCGCCCGGTTTTTGCTGCCCCTATTCCTTTGCTCACCCCg AGAGAAGAGATGGGAAACAAGTCCTACGACGAAGCCATTGAAGCTCTCAAGAAACTTCTCAG TGAGAAAGGAGAACTGAAAGCTGAAGCAGCTGCAAGGGTAGATCAAATAACAGCAGAGTTAAACACAGCATCAGCTGATGGCAAACCATCTGACTCTTCTGTTGAGAGACTGAAAGAAGGCTTCGTTTACttcaagaaagaaaaatatga AAAGAATCCTGCTCTGTATGGTGAGCTTGCCAAGGGTCAAAGCCCTAAG TATATGATTGTTGCCTGCTCGGACTCTAGGGTCTGCCCATCTCATGTGCTGGACATGCAACCTGGTGAAGCTTTTGTGGTCCGTAATGTTGCTAACATGGTGCCACCATATGACCAG ATTAAATATGCTGGCATTGGATCTGCTATTGAATATGCAGTTTTGCATCTCAAG GTACAAGAAATTGTGGTGATTGGACACAGTGCCTGTGGTGGAATCAAGGGGCTTATGTCTTTCCCATTTGATGGAAACAACTCAAC TGATTTCATAGAGGATTGGGTTAAGATTGGAATCCCTGCTAAGACCAAGGTGCTAGCTGAACATGGTGGTGAGCCTTTGGGAGTCCAATGTACACACTGCGAGAAG GAAGCAGTGAATGTATCCCTTGGAAACCTGCTGAGTTATCCATTTGTGAGAGATGGATTGGTGAAGAAAACCCTGGGAATCAAGGGCGGTTACTATGACTTCGTTAAAGGAAGTTTCGAGCTATGGAGTCTTCAGTTCCAACTTTCAAGTTCTCTCTCT GTAAAAGATGTGGCCACCATACTCCATTGGAAGCTCTACTAG